The sequence GTGTCTGCTCACGGTCCACAGTATGATCTGGCACCATGGGACGGAGTCAGGTAGGGGTAAAACATTTACTACTATGACTGAAACACTAGAAACGTACATTAGATTTGGGTCTTTCCTTTAGCATGACGTCCATTTTGCTAACTACCAGTATCTCGCTAACTACCGGTACCAGAGGATATAGCAACAAAGTAAAACGAAGTAAAGAAAGAAACTCTGTTGCAAACTCTTGGATAGCTTTTGTgaatatacaatatttacaaacatgttTCGACTGTAAGACCCTTTCTGTGTACCTAACGCTTAAAGTGACCACGAACTGATTTTAAGACAACTCATTGTGTGCCTATGAAGACCTATCAAGAACATTGACATATTAAGGTTCCcgatcaacaacaaaaactcaGGCCATATATCGTTTAAATACACATTGGGGTTCAAAAATTGTTTTACCCTACATGCCAGTAGTACAGCAGTCTTAAATATGATACTAATTAACAGCTACAAATCAAGCAGAAGTCCAGTACGATACATTCTGACATTTCTATTCTGACATTTTTTTGCTCTGCAGCTATTGCCACCCAGCACTATGACTTCTCCCAATGGTAAGCCATCATATTTGAAGATAAGATATCTTTAAGTCTTCTTTAATCGTTCTTTCCGGCGACTTCTCTAGGAATAGGATAATTAAATACACGTATATGACCTCCGTCGGTCAATATCGGCCATGGTTTATACAGATACATAAAGACAATTGCTAAATAGGACGAAAACTTTGATCCCAGACTTGTCTAGAaccttgacttacttgacttaatCCTCTTTGCCCCTTCTGGAGCACAGGGCCTCGGTGAGATGCCTCCTAGAACCTAATGTCTAAAATAATAATTGCGAGTAAAGATATAACATTAATTTGAACGTATATTACTTTTTATAACGTTGCTGTCTACTACAGATATCATTGTGATGGTGTCAATATAAGCTATACAACTAGATTATGCTGCCAGAGTGTATTCTGTTATATCATTTGGTGTCTTATTGAGTtgataataaagaaataaatatttATTCCAGGTTCTCGTTTGAGATCTCTGGTCGAGGTGAGATCACCCGGGTGTGGTACCCGCCACAGGAAGTGATAGAAGTCATTAACATCAAGAAGGGAATCGTCAGCTTCTTAGCTGCCAAACTGCATCACAACCACGAGGTAGGTATaagtcctgtatgtgtgtcagGTTAGAGACTGCCGTGATAGAATCGCCAATACTACCGGTAGAAACCCCGATCGGGGTCAGTGATTTCAAAGATATACCCTTTAAAAGACAACTTTTGGACTTCGAGAATGGCATTATTCCATGTATGATCTTGGCCTATTGAATACGGATTTTAGTATATACATACGTTTCGGTGACAAATAAATTAAACGTTGAAACTTTGCTTTAGAAGTTAAGAGTTTAGTTTTAACGTTTAGTTGTGATTATTAGTGTTCGTTCAGATTCTGTAGGAAAATATATATCTCAATGCGAAACGTGTTATAGTCTTTTACTGTAAACATGTGAGCGACAAACGAtagagtatgtggagaaggacaacctGAAGCCAACCGTTCatacttacgccacatcttcagaaaagtcGCTGGATGGagccaacacacaacaaacatgtttcgccgtgtggctttctcagtgttatgggctcgaaatGTGAGGGACAAACGATAGTTAAGGAATTTCCATTGCTGTTTCTACTTCTATGTATGCTTCCAACAACTATGAAAATACACCCCCATTTCTATATCGTCTCAATTATGCATTCTCAAGTTCCATCTTTTTCTATCGTTGACTAAAATGTCTCGTATAACCGTGACGTCTTAAATTGTTCTTAGTTGTTTGACTCTTCTCTTGCCGTCTTACCCCGTCCCAGGTGGGCCGGCCAAACGACGACAAGTGGAACTACGTCACCAACGAAACGGGACACGAAGGTGAGTAACATTTCTACATACCGCATGTTGGCCTTGTGGTTACATGGCGTTTGAAACAGGAATATATGCTTTCAAAAAGCATGCAaacatatgaatgaatgaagacctttattgtacataaatacccactgggttcagtaaaAATACACATACAACGTGCATTGAGTGTCGGTTTCGTTCAAATTTTTCACGGGAGGCCTGTGTAAATTATTCGTGACCGTGTGTGTCAACTGAAGAATGCTActtttgttaacgttacatatactcTGACATTTTGGTGTTCATGTGTCATCAGATGTTTACGTTTGTTGACTCAAAATCAGGTTATAAAGCataacaaataaaaacacattCCTATCCTATCCTAATGGAAAAAGGTAATACATTAGATGATAAGTACGTAATCGGAGGATTTCCATTAAGCATCTTTTTGATGTGATATCAGTGAAGAAAATGCGGgcttttagaattttttttcaattatacaCAAAAGGTTTTTAGAAAACCGTTCTTTTTCTCTACATCTCAACGGAGTTCGTCGAACgacctgtcaaatcttcggtcGCTCAGAGGTCACAAACTCTCGTAGAAGGGGATATAAATGTTATGCTGTCCATGTTTttggtatgaacttgttactAATTATGCTGCATAAACTAATTGTATTAGGACACGCTTGATAACTGCATTGGCATAGGTTGCAGTATCGGGGATGTCTTGGAACTGTCTTATAACAAGTCTTAGATTCCATGTACTCGTTTAAAGAAAACCACATATACTTCGTTGATTCTACATATTGCACCCTATGCGACGCAATGGCTTATGGTTAAAatttcattgacgtcatcaCATTACCATGGCACCAGAATAGACCACCCCATATATGGTTTCAGAGTCTGGGATTATTGTATGTCTTACAACATGTTATGAACATTATGAATAGGATATTATTACCATTCCATTATGTGAAGAAATCGCTGACGCTTACACTGACTGGTTTTACGTTACGCTATGCTGTAAGTGGCCGCCATAGAAATGCATAGCATGAAGGACTAGTCGTATTTCCTATTGTACTAACTTCTACTAGTTTAAAGACAACCCATGTGATGAACTGAACCGCTCATACATGGTTCGCCATGCCTCTTACTCTTCCATCTAGGTGACAGATGTACACCTTTTATCTGTAAACAATTGGGGATGTATCTTTCCATGCAAAGTATGTGAGCACACTTTGCAATGGTACTTGTCAGATGCAAGTCTTTCGTCAGTTGAAACGGTCATGTTTAAAGTTTGGGGATACAAGAGCTTTATTTAGGCTTCTATGTGTTGCCTAACCACATAAACGAGATATCAAAgacggaagttccgctgcagtaccatagaggGCGTAAATACTTTTTAAAGCCTTATCAAgacctatcaaatatcataacaatccatccaggcgttctctaGTTATCTTGCGGACAGACATTGCCCGtacaaacaaacggaagtcACTACAAAACCTCGGTTATACGGAGGTAACAACACGAATCTTGTTCCAATGAGGCTTAGCATTAAGAAGTTTAAACATAGGGATGTATCGGTTCGAGAAATGCAAAGAATTAGAGTCTGGGTTCAGCAGAATAGGAGAAGGGATCTTGTAGCTCCGATTagattcttcaagcagaggttaagacTAGGACATAGCACTGGCCGGGGTTTCTTAGTAACTTCTTATTTAgacctatgtcacatttccaaacaggggcccgaccgggcagctttcgggaacgaaaattatgatataaagACACTAAACTACATGAGACGTAACGAGAATAGtggtgggcattatttgtgtatatttttacatttctattcttcgtttccacaaacagcccgccCGGAGCTCGGTTTGGATATGTTACGTTAGCCTTAAGGGAGACAGTCATAAGAAATCCCGGCCTAATTTACCCCTcaccgtaacctctgcttggagttagaTAGTTTGTCCCACGTTTTGGGCCACGTGAAAGCCAACCCCACGCCTGAGACACGTGAGTTATAGCTGCCCCTCCCCGCGTTAGGAAATGTAAACAGATCAGTTCACTCGGTTTGTCACCTGCACACACAAGAAAAATATATCGGGTTCTCCCCAGGGACTTGTTTTCCTCATGCGCTGACACTCGCATCCGGCTGGCAATGATAGAAGGGCATCAACATAAATTTTCAGGTCACAGAACTGTTGAAAGAAGCCAGACAGTACCTAGTACCACACTACAGTCTTTTCTCCCTACATTCGTATTATATTGCAGTCACAATTGTTGTAGTCGTCCTGCGATTTCGATGACGTAAAAATTCCAAGCATGCTGTTACAAAACCAACCGCTCACACGGACAGCACTTTCCAAAACAAGATAGGACTGGATTTTGTACGACAAATGTACGACCATCCCCAGAGTAGTTTCTGTTTTCCATCGTACGACGGTCGTATGACGACTTTGAACGAGTTCTAACCGCATCATTAGCAATGGTATTGGTAAAACATTTAAGACCCTATTAAGATTAGTACTGGATATATTTACTTGGCCCTAGTTCTGGGTGTCTGTGATGGTGTCAGCTATATGAGCTATATGGTTTTAGACGAGCGAAGCCTAGAACTGGCTTTTTTAAAGTTAGCAGGTTAAAACCAAATTTATTGACGTCCTCATTTTCCTTAACTCATCCGCTTTGCCAATCAGGCTCCAGGTAGATGCAAGTACCCGGCCCAGTCTAGATTTAGCAGGTTAAAACATTGATGACGTCCTCAATAATTCGCTTTGGTAATCGGGCTCCAGGTAGATGCAAGCTTCGTACCCAGTCTCGGCGTTTTATGGGTGATTTTGCAATATTTAGTACCGTGACGTCTTTGTGACAGAGATCTAAGCGCTCCGCATAGACGTAGAACTTGGGTTCTCAATGATCGTTGACAAGGATCCAGCGCTGGTCTCGAAAGTGGTCGCGTCATCGTTACTTTTATGAATTTGACGCGTTTTCTCTCGATGACGCAGCTTTAAAACCTGGAGTGGGTCGATCAGAGTGGTCAACAAGGCCCTTGGCTACTTTCACCCTTATTGTGACCTATATAATGGGCCAATTGAGATCGGGGTGGGCGGTGGCTGATATCGATGACATTGGGGCACAACTGCTTTCAATAGGGAGCAATAGAATCTGTTTATACAACATTATCTATTGAGTAGTCCGACAGTGATCAACGAGCATTACGACAATGGAGTTCGTGTCAGAACTCGGACATCGGTGTTAATCCGACAAAATGATGGATATAAACATGTCTGCgtaccaacacacacacatacgcacacccGGACACACAcataatcaaacaaacaaacaaacacatatatatacccATCTACAATCGCTGAAAAATTTAACGGGTACTATGAATGTAACGTAAGGTACAGTACATGATAAACCTATTCTTAGGCATTTTCGTTGGGTATGTAAAGAACGATAGAATGTACCTTcctttgaaatatttgcagATATTCCTGAAGAACGCGTTTCGAGTGAACTCAACGTCTGTTTGTAAACTAACTTTAAAGGCTCACTATGTGATTTTAGGACAACATAGCAAAGTAGAGTTTCGTACGATTTTTTTACATAGTAAGTTGGATCAACCATTTAGAATTGCTTATTTAGCTAGCCTGGAGTGTGTCTAAATAGTCCACCCAGAAAATCTCCCAGTGtatagtttgttgttgttgtttacaccaGTCTATTTTGGGATGGTTCAAGAAACTTAGCCAGCCTTGATTTTGCACAATTCACAAGCATAAGAAATTCCAAATAATGATTTATTATGCTGAAAAGTGGTTGCACATGTTATTCACATGACGGCTCTTTTCCCGAGAAGATGTTTCAATTTTGGGGTAAAATTGTACGCAAAGTCCCTTTAACAACACAGCTTGATGTCATAGAGCACCATTGATATGGAGTGCTTCACACTTTCCGTCCCATAGGTGAACATGAAGCGTTGTACAGTGCAGAGCCACACGAGGACGGACTCAAGTTCACCAAAATCCGCCAGGGACACCCGGTCATGGGACTGGACCCGGATGACTCCAGAATGCACAAGGTAAATCAATTCGTGTGTCTGGTACAATAGACATTGTCATGTTTAAATACCACATGTATATCTTTTAAGGTATACGTAAATGGATGTTCAATCCAATTGTGAAAGAAGGTAAAACAGTTAaggtgaagcatgatgctttcTAGTAGTACAATGAAGGTTTGTATGAACTGAGTTTTCATCCAAGTACAATAACGTTATAGATGACACCCGCGCACGCATCACTTTTCGGCCGTCTTACCAAAAGAATTCTATCATActttaaattgtacaaagcagctgtgtATATATAAAATGAGCAAACACAGGTATATGTAGTAGATtacaaaaaatatcacaaaacgTGTACTAATGTCATGAAATGCAATGGTCAATTCCAAGGCCAAAGAACataatgtgaaagaacaaaaataaagttcggtacaccatactctgtgtgttaaaCCATTTGACCAACAATtcttgaccacttagatttcataataaatgcGGCATTTTTTTGGCAAAAGTTACTTTCCAATCCCAAGCTCGCATCGGGTTCCCAtgagatgtcatccatatgaataaatcaacatggccaggcATTCAACGACTTGTATACCCAAAACCATATCCATTTTCTCTTGAAATTGTAATCATAATTTCTTTTCGACAGGAAATCTACTTCAAACATGACGGAGACGTTCCCCATCGTGTGCTCATCAAGGAGAAGGTGACGTCAGCACGGAAGAGTCGGCCGGGGTTCGACGTACACGAGGGCACCAGGGGGACGCACTTCGTAAATGAGCAGGAGAAAGTCGGTACGCATCTTTACGTTTTTATGCCCTGAAAGACACATACTGATGCTTGTAGCACGTTTAAGAACCaaccacacctttcgaaaaagagtagTGTGCGATGGtacaaatccttctgtctggagttggtgattcacttcgaatcacccggatggaggcctggcgaacctccgaCTGTATCAGTCACACgatgatttacatcattcacccggacgggagacctggcggatccctgtcttgtaattagccagcgaaagggtatgtcacccttTAAgaggcggtataaccccgccgtgtgtaagcacgtcgaccgatgatgatgatgatgatgaatactaGCTGTTCCAAAAGTTCATCATATTTCTTATTTTTCAACGAAAAAAAGGATTGGAAGTATCACATTTGTACTGTGCAAAACAATCATTGGTAATGGAATATACCACTTATGTAGCATTAATCTATGCAAATTGCAACTCGTGACCCATAGAAGAATTGCACAAAACGCAGCAGATAGCTTATGGCGTCCTCCGTCCTCAGTCCAGTGATGATAACGTCAGTACTGTTGCCAACGACAATACTCATGATGCACACGTCATTCCGATATTATATGCTGTACAGGGCGGTGACCATCTCCGTTTATATAGCTCTTAGGCCACCCACTTGTGCAAGCACTAAAGCAGGGTGCTCGTCCACTGATAGTGGAGTGTGTTCAACAGCTACCCTTTCTCTTTAGCGCCGAGtgctaaacagagaaagcaATACCTACTTTGCGGCGTATAAGTGTGAGGAACATGATTTCAAAGGTATTTGAAGCATTATTTTCAAGCCTGTATTGTTTTATCCATTTCCAGACCTCCCTGAGATGTCGACTAACGCCGAGTCGGAGTTCACCCTGATCGGACTGAGGCACACCGAGCCAGTCACACCTCCACCGGAACTGTTAGAAGACACGATTCACGCAACACAGGTACGTGCGAAGACATAGGAAGAAACTCTATAGTCCATCCCATAAGAAGAAGTGGACCCTTAAGTCCATTCACTGTTTCCCGCACTTTGGTACGTTCATGTCTGTATGAAGGATTCTTcctctggacattttccttcgaGTGAGAATTGTCGTAGTATTTGCAATCTTAAGACTCGTGATAACTTGACTATCGTTAAACAATTGACAACCGTGCAGAGCTCAAGAATGGGGCCTTGCACATGCGGCAACATAAGTAAGAAACACTTAGTACTAAGTACGTCAACCACATGGCTATATGATAAGTCATAAATTCTTCAGTCTATAACCAAATTCACTAGGTCAAGAAACTcttttagtgtcactgacgaaaggtagtggattctgcctgaaacgtctgaccgtttgcaaaattatatccagttgcttgagcattGCCATTTGTGGTATCCTACTAACTACCCTTTCTAATGAAAACCTTTTAAGTTATACCTTATTTTACACGTCATTTCAGCACCGCACATGGACTCCGCAAGGCCCACAGTTGAACTTGA comes from Branchiostoma floridae strain S238N-H82 chromosome 19, Bfl_VNyyK, whole genome shotgun sequence and encodes:
- the LOC118406509 gene encoding uncharacterized protein LOC118406509: MGSFGEQMLVVLLLLFLPQDSSSVFLNFKKGVDYKYRIDTESTLAKVDTPFNVGAQVSFQHVEDTETGQVCLLTVHSMIWHHGTESAIATQHYDFSQWFSFEISGRGEITRVWYPPQEVIEVINIKKGIVSFLAAKLHHNHEVGRPNDDKWNYVTNETGHEGEHEALYSAEPHEDGLKFTKIRQGHPVMGLDPDDSRMHKEIYFKHDGDVPHRVLIKEKVTSARKSRPGFDVHEGTRGTHFVNEQEKVDLPEMSTNAESEFTLIGLRHTEPVTPPPELLEDTIHATQHRTWTPQGPQLNLTYAQDLIRQDVVCLRKLVIKRAHPKKDVLPCYTSLKNTLSKLSNEDLLTVVDSYFNQPNLATKRIDRAHLMDAVSDLHTDFTEDLIMDYVFLSDRPDKMIIERILVHYVGTDVLPPKRLVDFLESVSFYPEIYDGVWVLYF